The following proteins come from a genomic window of Sebastes fasciatus isolate fSebFas1 chromosome 6, fSebFas1.pri, whole genome shotgun sequence:
- the rfc5 gene encoding replication factor C subunit 5 produces the protein MASSSKVPLQNRNLPWVEKYRPQKLDDLISHKDILTTIQRFISEEKLPHLLFYGPPGTGKTSTILACARQLYKDKEFNSMVLELNASDDRGIDVVRGPVLSFASTRTIFKKGFKLVILDEADAMTQDAQNALRRVIEKFTENTRFCLICNYLSKIIPALQSRCTRFRFGPLSPDQMIPRLEYVVQQESIDINPGGMKAIVTLSSGDMRRSLNILQSTSMAYGKITEDTVYTCTGHPLRSDIANILDWSLNKDFTTAYKQILQLKTLKGLALHDILTEVHLLIHRVDFPPAIRIGLLIKLADIEHRLASGTNEKIQLSSMVAAFQAVRDLVVSEAA, from the exons ATGGCTTCTTCAAGTAAAGTGCCGTTACAGAACAGAAACTTACCATG GGTTGAGAAATACAGACCACAGAAACTTGATGATCTGATCTCACATAAAGATATTCTAACCACCA TCCAGCGGTTTATCAGTGAGGAAAAGCTTCCCCATCTCTTGTTCTATGGTCCTCCTGGAACGGGAAAAACCTCCACCATCCTCGCCTGTGCCAGGCAGCTGTACAAGGACAAAGAGTTCAACTCCATGGTGTTAGAG CTAAACGCATCAGATGACAGAGGTATTGATGTTGTACGGGGTCCCGTTCTGAGTTTTGCCAGCACCAGGACCATCTTCAA GAAGGGCTTCAAGTTGGTGATACTGGACGAGGCCGATGCCATGACCCAGGAtgcccagaatgcattgcggcGAG ttaTTGAGAAGTTTACAGAAAACACTCGATTCTGTCTGATCTGCAACTACCTCTCCAAGATCATCCCAGCTCTGCAGTCCCGATGCACCAGATTTCGCTTCGGCCCGCTGTCCCCGGACCAGATGATCCCTCGGTTGGAGTATGTCGTCCAGCAGGAGAG TATTGACATAAATCCTGGTGGAATGAAGGCCATTGTGACCTTATCATCAGGTGATATGAGAAGATCACTCAACATACTGCAG AGCACCAGCATGGCGTACGGGAAGATCACAGAGGACACGGTGTACACCTGCACAGGTCACCCCCTCCGCTCGGACATAGCCAACATCCTCGACTGGTCCCTCAACAAAGACTTCACCACGGCGTACAAGC AAATCCTTCAGCTGAAGACTCTGAAAGGTTTGGCCCTGCATGATATCCTCACTGAGGTTCATCTGCTCATACACAGAG TGGACTTTCCTCCAGCTATTCGGATTGGTCTGCTCATCAAGTTGGCCGACATCGA ACACCGGCTCGCCTCGGGAACCAATGAGAAGATCCAGCTCAGCTCCATGGTGGCAGCTTTCCAGGCGGTGAGAGATCTCGTGGTCAGCGAGGCCGCCTAG